In Candidatus Poribacteria bacterium, a genomic segment contains:
- a CDS encoding low specificity L-threonine aldolase, which produces MLQQLAAFDQKFTLKEDSYSVGGTVEQLEKKCAEMLGKEAAVFMPTGTLANHLAIRKLCGVKPRAIVQEQSHLYNDSGDCVTRLSNINLIPLTSVKNCPLVCIGDL; this is translated from the coding sequence ATGCTACAGCAGCTTGCTGCGTTCGACCAAAAGTTTACGCTTAAAGAGGATTCTTATTCCGTCGGTGGCACTGTCGAACAACTTGAGAAAAAATGCGCTGAAATGTTGGGCAAGGAGGCGGCAGTCTTTATGCCGACGGGGACACTCGCCAATCATCTTGCTATCCGAAAACTCTGCGGTGTCAAACCGCGTGCGATCGTTCAGGAGCAAAGTCATCTCTACAATGACAGCGGGGATTGTGTAACGCGGCTCAGTAACATAAATCTCATACCCTTAACTTCCGTCAAGAATTGTCCGCTTGTATGCATAGGAGATTTGTGA